The Papaver somniferum cultivar HN1 chromosome 3, ASM357369v1, whole genome shotgun sequence genome includes a region encoding these proteins:
- the LOC113355729 gene encoding peptide deformylase 1A, chloroplastic-like, producing the protein MTKKTPQLLLDKRSFWKRFSIKERSEMEMIYRFSNRLSPISIADKCFRNSINKQFIRTPILGSRLIQEKSFKSKVLDLKTPAFNGKTNLITSKPFSSSTSSSIAAKAGWLLGLTGEKKQILPEIVKAGDPVLHEPARDVSVDEIGSEKIERIIDNMIKVMRQAPGVGLAAPQIGIPLKIIVLEDTKEYIGYAPKQDIKEQDRRVFDLLVILNPKLEKKGSKTALFFEGCLSVDGFRAVVERHLEVEVTGLGRDGKPLKVKASGWQARILQHECDHLDGTIYVDKMVPRTFRTVENLELPLPAAVPKLGVLNS; encoded by the exons ATGACTAAAAAAACCCCACAACTTCTACTGGATAAAAGGAGTTTCTGGAAAAGATTCTCCATTAAAGAACGGAGTGAGATGGAGATGATATATAGATTCTCAAATCGATTATCTCCAATCTCAATAGCTGATAAATGCTTCAGAAATTCAATAAACAAACAATTCATTAGAACCCCAATTCTGGGTTCTCGTCTAATTCAAGAAAAATCATTCAAATCCAAGGTTTTAGACCTTAAAACACCAGCATTCAATGGCAAAACTAACTTGATCACTTCAAAAcccttttcttcttctacttcttcttctattgCTGCTAAAGCAGGTTGGTTACTGGGTTTAACAGGAGAAAAGAAACAAATCTTACCAGAGATTGTTAAAGCTGGAGATCCTGTTCTTCATGAACCTGCTCGTGATGTTTCTGTTGATGAAATTGGGTCTGAAAAGATTGAAAGAATTATTGATAATATGATTAAAGTCATGAGACAAGCACCTGGTGTTGGTCTTGCTGCTCCTCAGATTGGCATTCCATTAAAG ATTATTGTTTTGGAAGATACAAAAGAGTATATTGGTTATGCTCCAAAGCAGGATATCAAAGAACAAGATAGACGCGTTTTTGATCTTCTG GTCATACTGAACCCCAAGCTTGAAAAGAAAGGCAGCAAGACTGCGTTGTTCTTTGAAGGCTGCCTGAG TGTTGACGGCTTTAGGGCAGTGGTTGAGCGTCACCTTGAGGTGGAAGTTACAGGTTTAGGACGTGATGGCAAGCCGTTGAAAGTAAAAGCTTCAGGTTGGCAGGCTCGAATACTACAACATGAGTGTGATCATCTAGATGGCACAATTTATGTTGATAAAATGGTTCCAAGAACATTCAGAACTGTGGAGAACCTGGAGTTGCCTCTTCCGGCTGCAGTCCCTAAACTCGGAGTGCTCAACTCATAG
- the LOC113355730 gene encoding uncharacterized protein LOC113355730 — MEGPLPITSMNHISLVCRSAEKSLEFYQNVLGFYPIRRPGSFDFDGAWLFNYGIGIHLLQSENPENLSKKMSINPKDQHISFQCESMAMVEKKLKDMGIDYIQRTVEEGGVYVDQLFFHDPDGFMIEICNCDNLPVIPLTGEAPVQMQACSRINKLKNKIQIQQNQQQQQKLMVQHVSPLHV, encoded by the exons ATGGAAGGTCCTTTGCCAATTACATCTATGAATCATATCTCGCTTGTATGCAGATCAGCTGAGAAATCTCTTGAATTTTATCAGAATGTTCTTGGGTTTTATCCTATTAGAAGGCCTGGATCATTTGATTTCGATGGAGCTTG GTTATTCAATTATGGCATTGGAATTCATCTCTTGCAGTCGGAAAACCCAGAAAATCTGTCAAAGAAAATGAGCATAAATCCCAAAGATCAGCACATATCTTTCCAG TGTGAAAGCATGGCTATGGTGGAGAAAAAGCTCAAGGACATGGGGATTGATTATATTCAGCGGACAGTCGAAGAAGGTGGAGTCTACGTCGATCAGTTGTTCTTCCATGACCCAGATGGTTTTATGATCGAAATTTGTAACTGTGATAATCTTCCGGTTATCCCACTCACTGGAGAAGCTCCAGTTCAAATGCAAGCTTGTTCGAGAATCAATAAGTTGAAGAATAAGATTCAAattcaacaaaatcaacaacagcagcaaaaaCTTATGGTTCAACATGTTTCTCCTTTGCATGTGTAG